The proteins below are encoded in one region of Candidatus Aminicenantes bacterium:
- the purD gene encoding phosphoribosylamine--glycine ligase, whose amino-acid sequence MKVLIVGSGGREHALVWKISQSKRVDKIFAAPGNPGTGSLAENVDIKPTSIIELADFAQAEKIDLTVVGPEHPLALGIVDEFNSRHLKIFGPTQKAAMIETSKSFAKEFMNKNNIPTPAFKTITSAADAMDHFRSASFPLVIKADGLAAGKGVYICQKKSEAEEGIKEIMLDGKFGKSGERVVIEEFLTGQEMSFMVISDGKRIIPLATAMDYKKALDNDKGPNTGGMGAISPAPQISRELFNTIMKSIIEPTIAGLRFENKKYKGVLYAGLMVTRDG is encoded by the coding sequence ATGAAAGTACTGATCGTCGGCTCGGGTGGCCGGGAACACGCCCTGGTGTGGAAGATCTCGCAATCCAAGCGGGTGGATAAAATTTTCGCCGCTCCCGGCAACCCTGGCACCGGCAGCCTGGCCGAGAACGTCGACATCAAGCCGACCAGCATCATCGAGCTGGCCGATTTCGCCCAGGCGGAAAAGATCGACCTGACCGTGGTCGGCCCGGAGCATCCGCTGGCGTTGGGCATCGTCGACGAGTTCAACAGCCGCCACCTGAAAATATTCGGCCCCACCCAGAAAGCGGCCATGATCGAAACCTCCAAGTCGTTTGCCAAGGAATTCATGAACAAGAACAACATCCCCACTCCGGCTTTCAAGACCATCACCTCTGCCGCCGATGCCATGGATCATTTCCGCAGCGCTTCCTTTCCCCTGGTGATCAAGGCCGACGGGCTGGCCGCCGGCAAGGGGGTCTACATCTGCCAAAAAAAGAGCGAAGCCGAGGAGGGCATCAAAGAGATCATGCTGGACGGGAAGTTCGGCAAGTCGGGCGAACGGGTGGTGATCGAGGAGTTCCTGACCGGGCAGGAAATGTCGTTCATGGTGATCAGTGACGGCAAGCGTATCATTCCGCTGGCCACGGCCATGGACTACAAAAAAGCGCTGGATAACGACAAGGGGCCCAACACCGGCGGCATGGGCGCGATTTCGCCGGCGCCGCAGATCAGCCGGGAGCTTTTCAACACGATCATGAAAAGCATCATCGAACCGACCATCGCCGGCCTAAGATTTGAAAACAAGAAATACAAGGGCGTCCTGTATGCCGGCCTGATGGTCACGCGCGATGG
- a CDS encoding zinc-ribbon domain-containing protein — MIIECPQCKAKYEISDERVKGKNKLKCSRCQTVFEVMEPKSDSSSKKDTAKILQQKVEDSLWINENLKLPDDRKISLAVIKGARAGFIYHLNKPYVLIGRGKVDLIIPDKEVSRKHLAIEVRNEKVFLRDLGSTNGTFISDDKVSITEITDQTEFKIGQTTLMLITTSQGYEK, encoded by the coding sequence ATGATTATCGAATGTCCGCAGTGCAAGGCCAAATACGAGATCTCAGACGAACGGGTCAAGGGCAAGAACAAGCTGAAGTGCTCGCGCTGCCAGACCGTATTCGAGGTCATGGAACCCAAGAGCGATTCCTCCAGCAAGAAGGACACCGCCAAGATCCTGCAGCAGAAGGTGGAAGACTCGCTGTGGATCAATGAAAACCTGAAACTGCCCGATGACCGGAAAATCTCCCTGGCCGTGATCAAGGGGGCCCGCGCCGGCTTCATCTACCATCTGAACAAGCCCTACGTCCTGATCGGACGCGGCAAGGTCGACCTGATCATCCCGGACAAGGAAGTGTCGCGCAAGCACCTGGCCATCGAGGTGCGCAACGAAAAGGTCTTCCTGCGCGACCTGGGCAGCACCAACGGCACCTTCATCAGCGACGACAAGGTCTCGATCACCGAGATCACCGACCAGACCGAGTTCAAGATCGGCCAGACCACGCTGATGCTGATCACCACGTCTCAGGGCTACGAAAAGTAA
- a CDS encoding DUF192 domain-containing protein: protein MSLAGLLNGANRFVTIYVQDKPFQVEIADTPEKHALGLMFRRCIRDDYGMLFVFPGEDFRSFWMKNTRISLDIIYLNGGQQIVDMHLAVPPCISDPCPGYDSKYPARYVLELKGGMAKKMNLQIGDKIFLPFD, encoded by the coding sequence ATGTCTTTGGCCGGCTTACTTAACGGAGCCAACCGCTTCGTCACCATCTACGTCCAGGACAAGCCGTTCCAGGTGGAAATCGCCGATACCCCGGAAAAACACGCCCTAGGCCTCATGTTCCGCCGCTGCATCAGAGATGACTACGGCATGCTGTTCGTCTTTCCCGGGGAAGACTTCCGCAGTTTCTGGATGAAAAACACGCGGATCAGCTTGGATATCATTTATTTGAACGGGGGGCAGCAGATCGTCGACATGCACCTGGCTGTCCCTCCCTGCATCTCCGATCCCTGCCCGGGCTACGACTCGAAGTATCCGGCGCGCTATGTCCTGGAGCTCAAGGGCGGCATGGCCAAAAAAATGAACTTGCAAATCGGCGATAAAATCTTTTTGCCATTTGACTAA
- a CDS encoding protein-L-isoaspartate(D-aspartate) O-methyltransferase: MDEDYEAQRRAMVDGQLRNRGIRSEAVLRAMAKVPRERFVPEAERRLSYINGPLPIGFGQTISQPYIVAYMTEALELRGDENVLEIGTGSGYQTAVLAEIAARVYSLEVIPELSRAAADLLTNGFNYRNISFKIGRGQEGWPEFAPYERMILTAAPGRFPEPLFEQLAEGGIVIAPVGGDIQRLVRYEKRAGKITADELIGVVFVPLI, translated from the coding sequence ATGGACGAGGACTACGAAGCCCAGCGCCGCGCCATGGTGGACGGGCAGCTCCGCAATCGCGGCATCCGCTCCGAAGCCGTCCTGCGCGCCATGGCCAAGGTGCCGCGCGAGCGTTTCGTGCCCGAGGCCGAACGAAGGCTCAGCTATATCAACGGCCCCCTCCCCATCGGCTTCGGGCAGACCATCTCCCAGCCCTACATCGTGGCCTACATGACCGAGGCGCTCGAACTGCGTGGCGATGAGAACGTGCTGGAGATCGGCACCGGTTCCGGCTACCAGACCGCCGTACTGGCCGAGATCGCGGCCCGGGTCTATTCGCTGGAAGTCATCCCCGAACTTAGCCGAGCCGCGGCCGATCTGCTGACAAACGGCTTCAATTACCGGAACATTTCATTCAAGATCGGGCGCGGCCAGGAGGGCTGGCCCGAGTTCGCCCCCTACGAGCGCATGATCCTGACCGCTGCACCCGGCCGCTTCCCCGAGCCCCTTTTCGAACAATTGGCCGAGGGCGGGATCGTCATCGCCCCCGTGGGCGGCGATATCCAGCGCCTGGTCCGCTACGAAAAGCGGGCCGGCAAGATAACGGCCGACGAGCTGATCGGCGTGGTCTTCGTCCCCCTGATATGA